In Marixanthomonas ophiurae, one genomic interval encodes:
- the hisC gene encoding histidinol-phosphate transaminase produces MTNTCNLEKLIRPNVAALEPYSSARDEFTESGAAMVFLDANENPFENGVNRYPDPQQRLLKKEIGLIKDISEKNMLLGNGSDEVLDLLFRAFCEPGKDTIITLPPTYGMYKVLAGINNIENREVLLTEAFQPNVPAILEAVDKQTKMIFLCSPNNPTGTALSEANIEQLLNNFKGLVVIDEAYIDFSETESWSKKLKQFPNLVITQTLSKAYGMAGIRLGICFASEEIITILNKIKPPYNINSLTQEKAIHRLQNISSVKKEIGSLIDEKIKLYKALLEISFIDKIVPSEANFILCRVDDASKRYNQLVEKGVVVRNRSNQPLCENTLRFTVGTPKENKLLIATLKQLKS; encoded by the coding sequence ATGACAAACACATGTAACTTAGAAAAATTAATCCGTCCCAATGTTGCAGCGTTAGAGCCGTATAGTTCGGCACGTGACGAGTTTACGGAAAGCGGAGCAGCTATGGTTTTTTTAGACGCCAATGAAAATCCGTTTGAAAACGGAGTAAACCGTTATCCGGATCCGCAACAACGGCTTTTAAAGAAAGAAATAGGGCTGATTAAAGATATTTCAGAAAAGAATATGCTGTTAGGCAATGGTAGTGACGAAGTACTGGATTTGCTATTTAGAGCCTTCTGCGAGCCTGGAAAAGACACTATAATCACACTTCCGCCAACTTACGGAATGTACAAGGTACTCGCTGGAATTAATAATATCGAGAATAGGGAAGTGCTGTTAACCGAAGCATTTCAACCAAACGTTCCGGCTATTTTAGAGGCAGTTGATAAACAAACAAAAATGATTTTTCTTTGTTCGCCCAACAACCCGACAGGAACCGCTCTTTCTGAAGCTAATATTGAACAGTTATTGAACAACTTCAAAGGATTAGTAGTTATTGATGAAGCCTATATCGATTTTTCTGAAACCGAAAGTTGGTCGAAAAAATTGAAACAGTTTCCTAATTTGGTTATCACACAAACCTTATCAAAAGCATACGGAATGGCAGGAATTCGATTGGGTATTTGTTTTGCTTCCGAAGAAATAATAACAATTTTAAATAAAATTAAACCGCCTTACAACATCAACTCCTTAACACAAGAAAAGGCTATACATCGATTGCAGAATATATCATCGGTAAAAAAAGAAATAGGCTCATTAATAGATGAAAAGATCAAATTATATAAAGCTTTACTTGAAATAAGTTTTATTGATAAAATAGTCCCTTCAGAAGCAAATTTTATACTTTGTAGAGTCGATGATGCTAGCAAACGCTACAACCAATTAGTAGAAAAAGGTGTTGTAGTTCGCAATCGAAGCAATCAACCGCTTTGTGAAAATACATTGCGCTTTACCGTAGGAACTCCTAAAGAAAATAAGCTTTTAATCGCCACACTAAAACAACTCAAATCATGA
- the hisD gene encoding histidinol dehydrogenase gives MEKVLNPDKSTWETLLKRPTQTVADIEKIVNEIFSEVKTKGDSAVLKYTQLFDGITPDTILVSGEEINQAVKSVSSELKEAIDLAKANITTFHAAQKTEQVSVETTNGVTCWQEKRPIQKVGLYIPGGSAPLFSTILMLAVPATIAGCKEIMLCTPPDKNGEINPAILYTAKLCGIAKIYKIGGIQAIAAMTFGTETVPSVYKIFGPGNQYVTVAKQLATKYNVAIDMPAGPSELLVYADDTANPAFVASDLLSQAEHGPDSQVILVSTSEKMIAETEKEVVKQLEQLPRKEIATQAIENSKLILINSEKEALEMINEYAPEHFIVISENEDYFVTNIQNAGSVFIGNYTPESAGDYASGTNHTLPTNGYAKQYSGVNLDSFLRSMTFQKITETGIKNIGSAIEIMAEAEGLQAHKNAVSLRLKSLK, from the coding sequence ATGGAAAAAGTACTAAATCCAGATAAAAGCACTTGGGAAACCTTACTTAAAAGGCCTACGCAAACTGTAGCTGATATTGAGAAAATTGTCAATGAGATATTTTCAGAAGTAAAAACAAAAGGAGATAGCGCAGTGTTAAAATACACACAGCTTTTCGATGGAATAACGCCTGATACGATATTAGTTTCCGGAGAAGAAATCAATCAAGCTGTAAAGTCTGTTTCTTCGGAATTAAAAGAAGCGATAGACCTAGCGAAAGCGAATATTACTACATTTCATGCTGCACAAAAAACCGAACAAGTATCGGTAGAAACAACCAACGGAGTTACGTGTTGGCAGGAAAAACGACCCATTCAAAAAGTGGGATTGTATATTCCTGGAGGGTCTGCTCCGCTATTTTCTACCATTTTAATGCTTGCTGTCCCTGCAACAATTGCTGGTTGCAAAGAAATTATGCTTTGTACGCCACCTGATAAAAACGGAGAAATCAATCCAGCCATATTATACACGGCAAAACTTTGTGGCATCGCTAAAATCTATAAAATAGGCGGTATTCAAGCCATTGCCGCGATGACATTTGGTACCGAAACCGTTCCTTCTGTATATAAAATTTTTGGTCCCGGAAATCAATACGTTACGGTAGCGAAACAACTGGCGACTAAATATAATGTAGCCATCGATATGCCTGCTGGACCTTCAGAATTATTAGTTTATGCAGATGATACTGCTAATCCTGCCTTTGTAGCGTCAGATTTGTTAAGTCAAGCAGAACACGGTCCTGATAGCCAAGTTATTTTGGTTTCAACTTCTGAAAAGATGATTGCTGAAACCGAAAAGGAAGTGGTAAAACAGTTGGAACAATTACCAAGAAAAGAAATTGCAACTCAGGCAATTGAAAACTCAAAACTCATTTTAATCAATTCTGAAAAAGAAGCGCTAGAAATGATCAATGAATATGCACCGGAACACTTTATTGTTATTTCAGAAAATGAAGACTATTTCGTGACGAATATTCAAAATGCAGGATCTGTATTTATAGGGAATTACACACCCGAAAGCGCTGGCGATTATGCTTCAGGCACCAATCATACTTTACCAACCAACGGATATGCAAAACAATATAGCGGAGTTAATTTAGACAGCTTTTTAAGGAGTATGACCTTTCAGAAAATAACAGAGACTGGAATTAAAAATATTGGTTCTGCAATTGAAATCATGGCAGAAGCAGAGGGTTTGCAAGCTCATAAAAATGCAGTGTCACTTCGTTTAAAAAGTTTAAAATAA
- the hisG gene encoding ATP phosphoribosyltransferase gives MKVLKIAVQKSGRLNQESLKILKDCGISIDNGRDQLKAPAKNFPLEIYYLRNGDIPQYLKDGVVDCAIIGENLLVENGNDIKVKEKLGFSKCRVSLAVSKFFEYDSIKDLDGKRIATSYPNTTQKYLTEKGINADLHIINGSVEIAPNIGLADGICDIVSSGSTLFKNNLKEVEVIFKSEAVLAASPLISDQVNQLLDKLIFRIQSVLKGRDNRYVLLNTPNDKIEAITKLLPGMKSPTILPLLKEGWSSMHSVVNQEEFWEVIEELKAVGAEGILVCPIEKMIA, from the coding sequence ATGAAAGTATTAAAAATTGCAGTACAAAAGTCAGGTAGGCTAAACCAAGAGTCTTTAAAAATTTTAAAAGATTGTGGCATTTCCATAGATAATGGCAGAGACCAATTAAAAGCTCCTGCTAAAAATTTTCCGTTGGAAATCTATTATTTACGTAATGGCGATATTCCTCAATATTTAAAAGATGGTGTAGTAGATTGTGCGATAATAGGAGAAAATCTTTTAGTTGAAAACGGAAATGATATTAAAGTAAAAGAAAAGTTAGGCTTTTCTAAATGTCGCGTCTCATTAGCAGTATCAAAGTTTTTTGAATACGATAGTATAAAAGACCTTGACGGAAAAAGAATAGCCACTTCATATCCTAATACCACACAAAAGTATCTTACCGAAAAAGGAATTAATGCAGATTTGCACATTATCAATGGAAGTGTTGAAATTGCCCCTAATATTGGTTTAGCAGATGGTATTTGCGATATTGTAAGTAGCGGAAGTACACTTTTTAAAAACAATTTAAAAGAAGTTGAAGTTATTTTTAAAAGTGAAGCTGTATTGGCAGCATCTCCTTTAATTAGTGACCAAGTAAATCAACTGTTGGATAAATTAATTTTTCGAATTCAATCTGTATTAAAAGGACGTGACAATCGCTATGTTTTGCTGAATACTCCAAATGATAAAATCGAAGCTATCACGAAATTATTACCAGGTATGAAAAGCCCAACCATTTTACCGCTTCTCAAAGAAGGCTGGAGTAGTATGCATTCAGTAGTTAATCAAGAAGAGTTTTGGGAAGTTATTGAAGAATTAAAAGCAGTAGGAGCTGAAGGAATTTTAGTGTGTCCTATTGAAAAAATGATCGCATAA
- a CDS encoding OmpA family protein, translated as MKSFLIAFIIFLIWAFFGLWLYSWLQTDKESTAVLTENTSINKDTLTPSAIDSINKMESNLPNIDSIPIESNTPMVVKNDQDDILFLFEEGIISHKNSTEIIVPESTIDFKYKINTYLIEHPNKEVQITSIYSPDENTETPNIGVQRGNKVKQILITTGIASKKIVVKPVIKDINFDENEEFSDGFSFSFKPWDKDRVEDIEINIPESVTVYPKFSETGIIVNNNLRNLFEEVKTALTNNPEMTIAVIGHTDNVGNANDNYSMGLQYARQVRWYLISKGGFEKSLIKAISKGETEPIDTNNSKRGRNANRRIEIVYNYNG; from the coding sequence TTGAAAAGTTTTTTAATAGCTTTTATCATTTTTCTCATTTGGGCTTTTTTTGGGCTTTGGCTCTATTCATGGCTTCAGACAGACAAAGAATCTACTGCTGTTCTAACCGAAAACACGTCCATAAATAAAGATACACTTACCCCTAGTGCAATTGATAGTATTAATAAAATGGAGAGTAATTTACCTAATATAGACTCTATTCCTATTGAAAGTAATACTCCAATGGTTGTAAAAAATGATCAAGATGACATTTTATTTTTGTTTGAAGAAGGAATAATATCGCACAAAAACAGCACAGAAATTATTGTTCCTGAATCCACTATTGATTTTAAATACAAAATCAATACCTATTTAATTGAACACCCAAATAAAGAAGTACAAATTACTTCGATTTACAGTCCTGATGAAAATACGGAAACACCAAATATAGGAGTTCAAAGGGGTAATAAAGTAAAACAAATTTTAATTACGACTGGAATTGCTTCAAAAAAAATTGTGGTAAAACCTGTAATTAAAGACATTAATTTTGATGAAAATGAAGAATTTAGCGACGGTTTTTCCTTTTCCTTTAAACCTTGGGATAAAGACCGTGTGGAAGATATTGAAATAAACATTCCTGAATCGGTAACGGTATATCCTAAATTTTCTGAAACCGGAATTATCGTAAACAATAATTTACGTAATTTGTTTGAAGAGGTTAAAACCGCCCTTACAAACAACCCAGAGATGACTATTGCAGTAATTGGCCATACAGACAATGTAGGAAATGCAAACGATAATTACAGTATGGGGCTACAATATGCAAGACAAGTACGATGGTATTTAATTTCAAAAGGAGGTTTTGAGAAATCACTAATTAAAGCAATTTCTAAAGGCGAAACAGAGCCAATTGATACTAATAACTCTAAACGTGGAAGAAACGCCAATAGGAGGATTGAAATAGTTTACAATTATAATGGATAG
- a CDS encoding sodium:solute symporter family protein, which yields MHLATLDWVLILSFFAVFLIIGLVVAKKSGKNTQEFFLSGRNMPWWLLGISMVATTFAADTPGLVTELVRKNGVSGNWVWWAMLLTGMLTVFFYAKLWRKSGVLTDLEFYELRYSGKAAKFLRGFRALYLGVVFNIITMAGVCLAGAKIANILLGISQEEALLYSSIIVVIYSSLGGLKGVLITDLIQFVIAMVGSIWATVYILNLPEIGGLSNLLENQQVATKLNILPDFSNTEMLITLFIIPLAVQWWSTWYPGAEPGGGGYIAQRMLAAKNEKHATWATLFFNFAHYAVRPWPWILVGLASIVMFPNLESIATAFPNLNAEMQGHDVAYVAMMTYLPAGLIGLVLVSLIAAFMSTISTQLNWGSSYIVNDFYGRFVNPSASEKQKVLVGRISTVVLMACAAFFSFYLQSAKDVFDLLLQIGAGTGLLFILRWFWSRVNPYSEIAAMSISFIIALFFFVNEKMDTPLFELASHWQLTIGVIITTIGWVLVTLVTKPTDKGTLESFESLVFGEKSKFYNFNYKILAFLLGIIGTYSVLFATGYFIYSKFVTATLLSILAAICCFVLVKIWKRIN from the coding sequence ATGCACTTAGCCACGTTAGACTGGGTATTAATCCTTTCTTTTTTTGCTGTCTTTTTAATAATTGGTTTAGTTGTAGCCAAAAAATCAGGTAAGAACACTCAAGAGTTTTTCCTCTCTGGGCGTAATATGCCTTGGTGGTTGTTGGGTATTTCTATGGTCGCAACAACATTTGCAGCCGACACACCAGGTTTAGTAACCGAACTGGTTAGAAAAAACGGAGTTTCTGGAAACTGGGTTTGGTGGGCCATGCTACTTACTGGAATGCTCACTGTATTTTTCTACGCTAAGTTATGGCGAAAATCTGGTGTTCTAACAGATTTAGAGTTTTATGAATTGCGTTACTCTGGCAAAGCTGCAAAGTTTTTAAGAGGGTTTAGAGCCTTATATTTAGGTGTTGTGTTTAACATTATAACTATGGCAGGCGTATGTTTAGCTGGTGCCAAGATTGCAAATATCTTATTAGGCATTTCGCAAGAAGAAGCCCTACTCTACTCTTCAATTATTGTCGTTATCTATTCTTCATTAGGTGGTTTAAAAGGTGTATTGATTACAGATTTAATACAGTTTGTAATCGCAATGGTTGGTTCTATTTGGGCAACAGTATACATACTGAACCTACCTGAAATTGGAGGGCTCTCCAACTTGCTTGAAAACCAACAGGTAGCTACAAAACTGAATATACTTCCAGACTTTTCAAATACTGAAATGTTAATCACCCTTTTCATTATTCCTTTAGCAGTACAATGGTGGAGTACTTGGTATCCAGGAGCAGAGCCTGGTGGTGGTGGATACATTGCACAACGTATGCTAGCGGCAAAAAACGAAAAACACGCCACTTGGGCCACTTTGTTTTTTAACTTTGCCCATTATGCCGTACGACCTTGGCCTTGGATATTGGTAGGACTGGCTTCAATTGTTATGTTCCCGAACTTAGAAAGTATTGCCACAGCTTTCCCTAATCTGAATGCCGAAATGCAAGGTCATGATGTTGCATATGTAGCTATGATGACGTATTTACCAGCAGGTTTAATAGGGTTGGTACTTGTTTCTCTTATAGCTGCATTTATGAGTACTATTTCAACACAATTAAACTGGGGAAGCTCATATATAGTAAACGATTTTTACGGCAGATTTGTTAATCCTTCAGCTTCAGAAAAACAAAAAGTATTGGTTGGAAGGATTTCTACAGTTGTATTAATGGCTTGTGCAGCTTTTTTCTCCTTTTATCTACAATCTGCAAAAGATGTATTTGACCTATTGCTGCAAATTGGTGCAGGAACGGGTTTATTGTTTATTCTAAGATGGTTTTGGAGCCGGGTAAACCCGTATAGTGAAATTGCAGCTATGTCCATTTCGTTTATAATAGCCCTTTTCTTCTTTGTAAATGAAAAAATGGATACGCCACTTTTTGAATTGGCCAGTCATTGGCAATTAACCATTGGAGTTATCATTACAACAATAGGATGGGTTTTAGTTACCTTAGTGACAAAACCAACTGACAAAGGAACCTTAGAGAGCTTTGAATCTTTGGTGTTTGGTGAAAAAAGTAAGTTTTACAACTTCAATTATAAAATATTGGCTTTCCTCTTAGGAATAATCGGTACGTATAGTGTATTGTTTGCTACGGGATACTTTATCTATTCCAAATTTGTAACGGCAACTTTGCTGTCCATTTTAGCAGCTATTTGTTGTTTTGTGTTAGTGAAGATCTGGAAACGGATTAATTAA
- a CDS encoding prohibitin family protein has product MERLPKIGIPLIIGIIIIIIVIAKSAVTIESGEAGVLYKRFGGGVVTEEPALSEGFHVVAPWNDVFIYEVRQQSLDESMKVLSSNGLDIRLEASVWFQPEDINLGKLHQEKGEDYITRLIKPAVRSATRAVVGRYTPEQLYASKRESIQSEMLEETKNLLEKQFVQVNRILVRDISLPETIKVAIERKLKQEQESLEYEFRLEKASKEAERQRIDAEGKAAANSILSASLTDKILQEKGIQATVKLSESNNSKVIVIGSGDSGMPIILGNQ; this is encoded by the coding sequence ATGGAAAGATTACCCAAAATAGGAATACCCTTAATTATTGGTATTATCATCATAATAATTGTTATAGCAAAATCTGCAGTGACCATAGAATCTGGAGAAGCTGGAGTGCTTTACAAACGTTTTGGCGGTGGGGTTGTAACTGAAGAACCGGCTTTAAGTGAAGGATTTCACGTAGTAGCACCTTGGAATGATGTATTTATATATGAAGTACGTCAGCAATCGTTAGATGAATCTATGAAAGTATTATCCTCAAACGGTTTGGATATTCGGTTAGAAGCTTCTGTTTGGTTTCAACCTGAAGATATCAACTTAGGAAAATTGCACCAAGAAAAAGGAGAAGATTATATCACAAGGCTTATAAAACCAGCAGTGCGCTCTGCTACACGTGCTGTAGTAGGTCGCTATACACCAGAACAATTGTATGCTAGTAAGCGAGAATCCATACAGAGTGAAATGCTGGAAGAGACAAAAAATCTATTAGAAAAGCAATTTGTACAAGTAAACCGAATTTTGGTACGTGATATCTCGTTACCAGAAACCATTAAAGTGGCGATTGAGCGCAAATTGAAACAAGAACAGGAGTCTTTAGAGTATGAATTCCGTTTAGAGAAAGCCTCAAAAGAAGCTGAAAGACAACGTATTGATGCAGAAGGTAAAGCTGCAGCTAACAGTATTTTAAGTGCTTCATTAACAGATAAAATATTACAGGAAAAAGGAATTCAAGCTACTGTAAAGCTATCTGAATCTAACAATAGTAAAGTAATTGTTATTGGCTCTGGCGATAGTGGAATGCCTATTATCTTAGGAAATCAGTAG
- a CDS encoding VWA domain-containing protein encodes MTTETIVYIIIAGVISFALALFMYGYKTKYSKSLSWIFGILRFITLFSLLLLLINPKFKSETYSIEKPKLPVLVDNSVSIAELNQTDQVSVLLEKLKNNENLNEKFDLSFFSFGSDFEELDSLSFSKKNSNLTKALEATDNLFKNENAPTILVTDGNQTLGSDYEFTSATYKNAIYPFILGDSTTYTDLKIERLNSNRYAFLKNKFPVEVILVYNGTGSVTSQFIISHGGATVFRETISFSENTNSKTLNFTLPASNVGLQKYTAQIVPLEDEKNKTNNNKQFAVEVIDQATNVLVVSDIIHPDLGALKKSITANEQRTLTIKKPSEATSILNEYQLVVLFQPDRSFTQVYSEIKNLKKNTLTITGTNTDWNFLNSIQQEFKKETSLQTEEVSATLNNNYGTFAVEHIGFNDFPPLKTTFGDLSVLVPHEILLGQSINGFETGAPMLATLELNGKRDAVWDGEGFWKWRAQLYLQSDTFQEFDVFMGKLVQYLASNKRRSRLEVSNETFYYNNNSIKILAQYFDKNFVFDSRAALNISVRNVETETQTVFPMLLRNNFYEVDLNSLPAGEYKYTVSVADESISRSGNFTILDFNVEQQFLNADFSKLIRVAQNTNGTAYFPSEVDRMIEGLIADDSYQSVQKSELKTVPLIDWKYLLALIVLTLSAEWFIRKYNGLI; translated from the coding sequence TTGACAACTGAAACCATAGTATATATCATCATCGCCGGCGTAATTTCCTTTGCGCTGGCGTTGTTCATGTATGGTTATAAAACAAAATATTCTAAATCGCTAAGCTGGATATTTGGGATATTACGTTTTATTACGTTGTTTTCGCTTTTACTTTTACTAATAAACCCAAAATTTAAAAGTGAAACGTATTCCATTGAAAAACCAAAACTGCCTGTACTTGTTGATAACTCAGTTTCAATAGCAGAACTAAATCAAACTGATCAAGTTTCAGTTTTACTTGAAAAGCTGAAGAATAACGAAAACTTGAATGAAAAGTTTGATCTTTCTTTCTTTTCCTTCGGAAGTGATTTCGAGGAGTTAGACTCACTTTCTTTTTCAAAAAAAAATAGTAACCTTACAAAAGCACTTGAAGCCACTGATAACCTCTTTAAAAATGAAAATGCCCCCACTATTTTAGTGACCGACGGTAATCAGACACTGGGGAGCGATTACGAGTTTACTTCAGCGACTTATAAAAATGCTATTTATCCGTTTATTTTAGGCGACTCTACAACATATACCGATCTTAAAATTGAGCGTTTAAATAGTAATCGTTATGCTTTTTTAAAGAATAAATTCCCGGTGGAAGTAATTTTGGTCTATAACGGTACAGGTTCGGTTACTTCACAGTTTATAATATCTCACGGCGGTGCAACTGTGTTTAGGGAAACCATATCTTTTTCAGAAAATACTAATAGTAAAACACTAAACTTTACGCTTCCAGCATCGAACGTAGGATTGCAAAAATATACTGCTCAAATTGTTCCGTTAGAAGATGAGAAAAATAAAACCAACAATAATAAACAGTTTGCGGTTGAAGTAATTGACCAAGCAACCAATGTACTTGTGGTGAGTGATATTATCCATCCAGACTTAGGAGCTTTAAAAAAGTCGATAACAGCAAATGAGCAACGTACGCTAACTATTAAAAAACCTTCGGAAGCTACTTCGATTTTAAATGAATATCAATTGGTTGTTCTTTTTCAGCCTGATCGTAGTTTTACACAAGTCTATTCAGAAATTAAAAACCTTAAAAAAAATACCCTGACGATTACCGGTACCAATACTGATTGGAACTTCTTGAATTCAATACAACAGGAATTTAAAAAAGAGACCAGCTTACAAACCGAAGAGGTTTCAGCAACATTAAACAACAACTACGGTACTTTTGCAGTCGAGCATATCGGTTTTAATGATTTTCCGCCACTAAAAACAACATTTGGCGACTTAAGCGTACTAGTTCCGCACGAAATATTGTTGGGGCAATCCATTAATGGTTTTGAAACAGGCGCACCGATGTTAGCCACTCTTGAGCTGAACGGAAAGCGCGATGCAGTTTGGGACGGGGAAGGATTTTGGAAATGGCGCGCACAGTTGTATTTACAGTCTGATACCTTTCAAGAGTTTGACGTTTTTATGGGAAAATTGGTACAGTATTTAGCTTCCAATAAACGCCGTAGTCGTTTAGAAGTAAGTAACGAGACATTTTACTATAATAACAACTCAATTAAAATTTTAGCACAATACTTTGATAAAAACTTTGTCTTTGATTCTCGTGCTGCTCTAAATATTTCAGTGCGTAATGTGGAAACTGAAACGCAAACAGTTTTTCCAATGTTGTTAAGGAATAACTTCTATGAAGTAGATTTAAACAGTTTACCAGCTGGAGAATACAAATATACAGTTTCAGTTGCTGATGAATCAATTTCGCGAAGCGGAAATTTTACTATTCTCGATTTTAACGTAGAACAGCAGTTTTTAAATGCTGATTTTTCCAAATTAATTAGGGTAGCTCAAAACACTAACGGAACCGCCTATTTTCCTTCAGAAGTAGACCGCATGATTGAGGGTTTAATTGCTGACGATTCTTACCAATCCGTTCAAAAAAGCGAACTAAAAACCGTACCTTTGATTGATTGGAAATACCTACTCGCGCTTATAGTTTTAACCCTTAGTGCTGAGTGGTTTATTAGAAAATACAACGGACTTATATAA
- the fabG gene encoding 3-oxoacyl-[acyl-carrier-protein] reductase produces MKLLEGKTAIITGGSRGIGKGIVETFVKHGANVAFTYNSSKESADAIASDLSKEGVKVKAYQSNAANFEDSQELAAEVLKEFGSIDILINNAGITKDNLLMRISEEDFDKVIEVNLKSVFNMTKAVQRAMLKQRKGSIINMSSVVGVKGNAGQTNYAASKAGIIGFTKSVALELGSRDIRCNAIAPGFIETEMTGKLNEETVQSWREAIPLKRGGSPEDIANACVFLASDLSGYITGQVLNVDGGMLT; encoded by the coding sequence ATGAAATTATTAGAAGGCAAAACAGCAATAATAACCGGTGGTAGCCGTGGAATAGGAAAAGGTATTGTAGAAACGTTTGTAAAACACGGAGCCAACGTAGCATTTACATATAATTCATCTAAAGAATCTGCCGATGCGATTGCTTCAGATCTTTCCAAGGAAGGAGTAAAAGTAAAAGCGTATCAAAGTAACGCAGCCAACTTTGAAGATTCTCAAGAATTAGCCGCTGAAGTTTTAAAAGAATTTGGTAGCATCGATATTTTGATAAATAATGCAGGTATTACAAAAGACAACCTATTAATGCGTATATCAGAAGAAGATTTCGATAAAGTAATCGAAGTGAATTTGAAGTCTGTTTTTAATATGACGAAAGCAGTACAGCGTGCTATGTTAAAACAGCGTAAAGGTTCTATTATTAATATGAGCTCGGTAGTAGGAGTGAAGGGTAATGCTGGACAAACTAATTATGCAGCCTCAAAAGCCGGAATTATTGGTTTTACAAAATCAGTAGCTTTAGAATTAGGTTCTCGAGATATTCGTTGCAACGCAATTGCACCAGGCTTTATCGAAACCGAAATGACTGGTAAGTTAAATGAAGAAACGGTACAAAGTTGGAGAGAGGCTATTCCTTTAAAGCGAGGTGGTTCTCCGGAAGATATCGCAAATGCCTGTGTATTTTTAGCAAGTGACCTTTCTGGATATATAACAGGACAAGTATTGAATGTTGACGGCGGTATGCTAACATAA
- the sucD gene encoding succinate--CoA ligase subunit alpha: MSVLVNKDSKIIVQGFTGSEGTFHAGQMIEYGTNVVGGVTPGKGGQKHLDKPVFNTVADAVKETGADVTIIFVPPAFAADAIMEAANAGIKVIITITEGIPVGDMIKVADYIKDRDCRLVGPNCPGVITPGEAKVGIMPGFVFKKGKIGVVSKSGTLTYEAADQVVKQGLGITTAIGIGGDPIIGTTTKEAVELLINDDETEAVVMIGEIGGQLEADAAQWYKESGSKKPIIGFIAGETAPAGRTMGHAGAIVGGSDDTAQAKKKILSECGIHVVDSPAEIGKKVAEVLG, encoded by the coding sequence ATGAGCGTTTTAGTAAATAAAGATTCAAAAATCATCGTACAAGGTTTTACCGGAAGTGAGGGTACTTTTCACGCAGGTCAAATGATTGAATATGGTACAAATGTAGTTGGTGGCGTAACACCGGGAAAAGGTGGACAAAAACACCTAGACAAACCGGTTTTTAATACTGTAGCAGATGCAGTCAAAGAAACAGGGGCAGACGTAACTATTATATTTGTTCCTCCTGCATTCGCAGCAGATGCGATTATGGAAGCTGCAAACGCTGGGATTAAAGTAATTATTACTATTACTGAAGGAATTCCGGTTGGCGATATGATTAAAGTTGCCGATTATATTAAAGATAGAGACTGCCGCTTGGTAGGCCCTAACTGTCCTGGAGTTATTACCCCAGGAGAAGCAAAAGTAGGAATCATGCCTGGTTTTGTATTCAAAAAAGGAAAAATAGGCGTTGTTTCAAAATCTGGAACATTAACGTATGAAGCTGCTGATCAAGTAGTAAAACAAGGATTAGGAATCACAACCGCAATTGGTATTGGTGGTGACCCAATTATTGGAACTACCACAAAGGAAGCTGTAGAGCTTTTAATTAATGATGACGAAACAGAAGCTGTTGTTATGATAGGTGAAATTGGTGGTCAATTGGAAGCCGATGCTGCACAATGGTATAAAGAAAGCGGAAGTAAAAAGCCAATTATTGGTTTTATTGCTGGTGAAACAGCACCTGCTGGGCGTACTATGGGACACGCAGGAGCCATTGTAGGCGGAAGCGATGATACGGCTCAAGCTAAAAAGAAAATATTAAGTGAATGTGGAATTCACGTAGTAGATTCACCTGCAGAAATAGGCAAAAAAGTTGCCGAAGTTCTAGGGTAA
- a CDS encoding nuclear transport factor 2 family protein translates to MSKSAKEVVRRFYLSDVLNDKSVLDKYFHPDLELLWNSTNGLTIMNHGDLVNYFAEMRRTYDDLRVEVSHILEDGEYVTVRYKYYIKTIENPDEELGIAHFMAIWQIKDGKIFRGHQVSQPVTDNDDTDGSYHKVKV, encoded by the coding sequence ATGAGTAAAAGTGCAAAGGAAGTAGTGAGAAGGTTTTACCTTTCAGATGTATTAAATGATAAATCGGTATTGGATAAGTACTTTCATCCCGATTTAGAATTACTTTGGAACAGTACAAATGGGCTGACCATTATGAACCACGGAGATTTGGTGAATTACTTCGCTGAAATGCGTCGAACGTATGATGACCTCAGAGTAGAAGTAAGTCATATACTTGAAGATGGTGAATATGTGACTGTTAGATACAAGTATTATATAAAAACCATTGAAAATCCAGATGAAGAATTAGGTATCGCTCATTTTATGGCTATTTGGCAAATAAAAGACGGAAAAATATTTCGTGGGCATCAAGTAAGCCAACCAGTAACCGATAATGATGATACTGATGGATCGTATCATAAGGTTAAAGTATAA